In a genomic window of Methanofastidiosum sp.:
- a CDS encoding 30S ribosomal protein S7 produces MDVKERFFVPDNLKVFGKWDTDIAVEDLGIKSYVNLTPIIIPHTAGRHQKRRFWKNKMSIVERLANKMMRSGSAGRKTGGRYLRRHGGYTGKKQATYKTLKLAFEDINKRTKQNPLEVLVKALEYAGPREEVTTLSYGGIKYHLSVDTGSQRRLDMALKNIALGASLKTFKTKKKFHETLAEELILASKGEMASFSVNKKEEVERIAKSAR; encoded by the coding sequence ATGGATGTGAAAGAGAGATTTTTTGTACCAGATAATCTTAAGGTCTTTGGCAAGTGGGATACAGATATTGCCGTAGAAGATTTGGGAATAAAGAGTTATGTTAATCTTACCCCCATCATAATTCCTCATACAGCAGGAAGGCATCAAAAGAGAAGATTTTGGAAAAATAAAATGAGCATTGTTGAAAGACTTGCAAATAAGATGATGAGATCCGGCTCTGCAGGAAGAAAGACGGGTGGAAGATACTTGAGAAGACACGGTGGTTATACAGGTAAGAAACAGGCCACATATAAAACATTAAAATTAGCTTTTGAAGATATTAACAAAAGAACAAAACAGAATCCTTTGGAAGTATTAGTTAAAGCACTAGAATATGCAGGGCCAAGGGAAGAAGTAACAACACTTTCTTATGGTGGAATTAAATACCATCTTTCAGTAGATACAGGATCTCAAAGAAGACTTGATATGGCACTTAAGAATATAGCACTTGGTGCAAGTCTTAAAACTTTTAAAACTAAGAAGAAGTTTCACGAAACATTGGCCGAAGAGCTTATTCTTGCTTCAAAAGGAGAAATGGCAAGCTTTTCTGTTAACAAGAAGGAAGAAGTAGAGAGGATAGCAAAATCAGCTAGATAA
- a CDS encoding 30S ribosomal protein S12, whose product MSKPHGRNAARKIEGIRKKFRWKDKVYKVRELDLKVKSDPLEGSPQARGIVLEKVPIEAKQPNSALRKCIRVQLIKNGRQITAFCPGDGAINFIDEHDEVVIEGIGGRQGGSMGDIPGVRFKVIKVNRVSLNEMVKGRKEKPVR is encoded by the coding sequence ATGAGTAAACCACATGGCAGAAACGCAGCGAGAAAAATTGAGGGAATAAGAAAAAAATTTAGATGGAAAGATAAAGTTTACAAGGTCAGAGAACTTGACCTTAAGGTCAAATCAGACCCTTTAGAAGGTAGCCCACAGGCTAGGGGAATTGTACTTGAGAAGGTACCTATTGAGGCAAAACAGCCCAACTCAGCCCTTAGAAAATGTATTAGAGTTCAGCTTATTAAAAACGGTAGGCAGATAACTGCATTTTGCCCTGGAGACGGCGCTATAAACTTCATTGACGAACACGATGAAGTCGTAATTGAAGGAATTGGCGGCAGACAGGGTGGGTCAATGGGGGATATCCCTGGAGTCAGATTTAAAGTAATTAAAGTAAACAGAGTTTCATTAAATGAGATGGTTAAAGGAAGGAAAGAGAAACCGGTAAGGTAG